ACTTTTCTTAGCGCCAAGTCCTAACATCTCTAATGATTTGATAGATAAAAGGACTGCTCCTATCTGCCATGGTTCCGGGTTTATGATTCTAATAGTTCCTGTAAATTTAGCACCTGCATCCACTGTTTGAACTTGCATAAGCTTTCCGCCCGCTGCTGCCTTGTTGTCTCTTGTAATAGCTACATGGGTTCTATCAGTAAGAGTTGGCTCCCCAGTTGGCTTAGCATCCATGAACATAGCCCTTGCGGCAAGATCCGCAGCACCAAAAATTTGACAAACAGAACATGGGTTTTTACTTCTCGGTTCACAGGGAGCAATCCTACCAATACTTCTAGCATATTCTTCAGGATTTCTTGAAAAGTCTTTTGGTATAGCACTTAATGGAACACAGACCCTTTCTCCTCTTTCAGTAAGAATTGATTCTAAAGTACTCCTAATCGCTCCTTTTAAAGAAGAACCTGGTATGACGGGTTTTCCTCCTACCATAGTTACGACCTGGTCAATAGCTTTAAAAGCTGGCTCTCGACCAGCTAATATTGACAATGAACTTTTCGTAGTATATTCAACTTCGATTTCGTAAATTTCTTTTAATTTTTCAAAAGCCATTTTATCCTCCTATCTTTTAGAAAGATTTGCAATATATTTAAGAAAAACCGCCCTTTTTTCACGATCTGAATATTCACTATTTGTTGGTTCTAATTGTTGTAATGAGTTCTTGAGTTCATTTTCAATGCCTCTGAGATGATCTTTCCTTACATCAATTTCCAATAAAAGTTCATCTAATGTCGTCTCCATAGCAACTTGACTTACATTATGTATCTGTGTTGGCCAAACCTTGCGATTTCTTGCCAAATCAGCCAATCTTCTAATATCCTTTACTTCTTTTGCAGTAAACACTATAACCACCTCCTTAGAAACATCAAAAAAAATATCTTTCTCATAATGCTTCAGAGCACCTTCTATCAAAGACCAGAAAGGAGTTTTTGCATCACATATTATTACTTTTATACCCATTTCTAATTGCATCTTTAATCTTTCAGAGTTCAGAATTCCAATAAACCCCCAAACCTTATCTTCTCTAAATAGGAAAACTTTCAAATTAGGGAAAATAAACAATGTGTTAGCTGAAATCTCGTCCTTCTTAACCTTCATTTTGTTAATCTCATCCTTCAAGGTTTCATCAAATCTCTGCAAATCCAGAAGCATCTGGAGATATTCATACATTCCAGTTTGAGTTGCATTTATCTTTTGTTGGAGACCAATCCTTTCATAAAATCGAGGTAATAAAATATTGTCTGCTACATCTTTTGCATGTTGCAATAAATTATCAGGAAATGTTATAAAAACAAAGGCAATTCTTTCTTCACCTTCTTCGGACTGCGAAACTTTATCAAAGTCAATACCAGATGTAATGTTTCTTAATGTTAAACAATCTTCACATATTAAATTATTTTTTTCATCGGGTCTTAAAAAACTTTCATCATATGGTATCTGACACATTTCACACCGTACTAAAGAATTGTAATTAAATGAAAACAAATTCTTAGAAAATAAAGTTTCCTTAAGTCGAGATGGTGTATTTATTAAATTGATTTTAGTGGGTACATTAGGTCCCCATTCGATTTCTAATTCAAAGTCGTAATGTTCGACATCAATATATCTTATCCCTTTTATATTTGAAAAAGATGATATCAATTCCTTTTTAAATATTTCGTAATTATCAAATATGTAAACCATGGAATCTTCAGAATAAAATACAAAAGGGTTGTAAATAGGGTCAATGTCTTGCAGGTCATTTGCAAACTTTGAATAGATTTGCCTAAAAATAGTTCTGTTTAAAATTTGGCTAAGTTTTTGGCAGATAATCACATCACGTAATCTATAAAAAATGTCTATAAAATTTGGTTGCACTCTAATTATGGAAAATTTAAATTCTTTAAATTCTGAAAAATGGCTAAGTTCTTTAAGTTTGCTAATTATCAAATAATAAATAATTGCTGTAAATTGGTGGTGAACCGCCAATGAAAGATGAGGGATATAGG
This window of the candidate division WOR-3 bacterium genome carries:
- the csx7 gene encoding CRISPR-associated RAMP protein Csx7, which codes for MAFEKLKEIYEIEVEYTTKSSLSILAGREPAFKAIDQVVTMVGGKPVIPGSSLKGAIRSTLESILTERGERVCVPLSAIPKDFSRNPEEYARSIGRIAPCEPRSKNPCSVCQIFGAADLAARAMFMDAKPTGEPTLTDRTHVAITRDNKAAAGGKLMQVQTVDAGAKFTGTIRIINPEPWQIGAVLLSIKSLEMLGLGAKKSAGYGEIETTIISIKKKELKDSKWEDTDVTNKSEEFLSAFTSYRG